A section of the Malania oleifera isolate guangnan ecotype guangnan chromosome 2, ASM2987363v1, whole genome shotgun sequence genome encodes:
- the LOC131149328 gene encoding pentatricopeptide repeat-containing protein At4g14170-like: MLHHARLLRLVFPSPFNFPKPTQTQQFFLHSSLAAALPWPRLQSDSCSAILTLCSSAQSLNQTKQAHAFALLHGLLPHSVSISASLILSYATFGDPSASHLLFEPTVPHCHTAFLWNTLIRGCSIAGVRGGFDTYNRMIRNGVRPDDHTLPFVLKVCADLLEAGKGKEIHGLAFKLGFNSDVYVGNTLLMFYGSCGAVEDAQKVFDEMCERDVVSWNTTLEVLSANGFFVKALNLFREMKLRSGFMPNAVTVVTVSPVCAELEDEVTANVVHCYAVKVGIDLQLNIGNAFVDVYGKCGNTRTAKQVFDEMSERNVVSWNAIITSFSHGGLDKDCFDLFRLMIDVGAKPDSVTISSMLPVLVELEFFKAGKEIHAYSIRMGVESDVFVANSLIDIYAKSGHSAEASEVFYNIKVKNIVSWNAMAANFAQNSLELEAIGLIQQMQAHGEIPNTVTLTNVLPACARVGFLHAGKEIHARSIRTGHAFDLFVSNALVDMYAKCGCLTLARSVFNSSVRDEITYNILVVGYSQTSDCMESLFLFSEMGLRGMMHDVVSFVGVLSACANLAAIKQGKEIHGFLVRRLCHLHLFVANSLLDLYTKCGQIEIAKKIFDRIARKDVASWNAMILGYGMLGEVDIAIDLFEAMREDGMEYDSVSYIAVLSACSHGGLIEKGRECFDMMQAQDIKPTHMHYACMVDLLGRAGLMQEAVELIKGLPIVPDANIWGALLGACRIYGNIELGCWAAEHLFKLKPGHCGYYILLSNMYAETGKWDEANRIRELMKSRRVRKSPGCSWVQIGDQVHAFSVGERVDGLDSELWVAELD; this comes from the coding sequence ATGTTACACCATGCTCGTCTTCTCCGTCTAGTCTTCCCCTCTCCTTTCAATTTTCCCAAACCAACCCAAACCCAGCAATTCTTCCTCCACTCATCTCTCGCCGCCGCACTGCCATGGCCGCGTCTCCAATCAGACTCCTGCTCTGCCATCCTCACGCTCTGCTCCTCTGCCCAGTCCCTCAATCAGACCAAACAAGCTCATGCCTTTGCACTTCTCCACGGCTTGCTTCCTCACAGTGTGTCCATCAGTGCCTCCCTCATTCTAAGCTACGCCACCTTTGGAGACCCTTCGGCGTCTCATCTTCTATTCGAACCAACTGTTCCCCATTGTCATACCGCCTTCTTGTGGAACACTCTCATAAGGGGCTGCTCCATTGCTGGCGTCCGTGGCGGGTTTGATACGTACAATCGAATGATTCGGAACGGCGTGCGACCCGACGATCACACGCTCCCCTTCGTTCTCAAGGTCTGTGCTGATCTTTTGGAGGCTGGAAAGGGTAAGGAGATTCATGGGTTGGCCTTTAAGTTGGGTTTTAATTCGGATGTTTATGTGGGGAACACCCTTTTGATGTTTTATGGCAGTTGCGGAGCCGTGGAGGATGCACAGAAGGTGTTCGATGAAATGTGTGAACGGGATGTGGTGTCGTGGAACACGACTCTCGAGGTGTTATCAGCTAATGGTTTCTTCGTCAAGGCACTTAATTTGTTTCGAGAGATGAAATTGAGATCTGGGTTTATGCCAAATGCGGTTACTGTTGTCACTGTGTCGCCCGTGTGTGCAGAGCTTGAAGATGAGGTAACAGCAAATGTGGTTCACTGTTATGCTGTGAAGGTGGGTATCGATCTGCAATTGAATATTGGCAATGCTTTTGTTGATGTGTACGGGAAATGTGGGAATACAAGGACTGCTAAGCAAGTTTTTGATGAAATGTCTGAAAGGAATGTGGTTTCTTGGAATGCTATCATTACTAGTTTTTCTCATGGAGGACTTGATAAAGACTGCTTCGACCTGTTCAGATTGATGATTGATGTAGGAGCAAAACCAGACTCTGTCACTATTTCTAGTATGCTACCTGTGTTGGTTGAATTAGAATTTTTCAAAGCAGGAAAAGAAATTCATGCCTATAGTATTAGAATGGGTGTGGAATCTGATGTTTTCGTTGCAAATTCACTGATTGACATATATGCAAAGTCAGGGCATTCAGCTGAAGCTTCCGAGGTGTTTTACAATATAAAGGTGAAAAACATTGTCTCCTGGAATGCCATGGCTGCTAATTTTGCTCAAAACAGTCTTGAGCTAGAAGCCATTGGACTTATACAACAAATGCAAGCTCATGGTGAGATACCCAACACTGTGACCCTGACAAATGTTCTTCCAGCTTGTGCTAGAGTCGGGTTTCTTCATGCTGGGAAAGAAATTCATGCCAGGTCAATCCGAACAGGACATGCCTTTGATCTTTTTGTCTCCAATGCTCTAGTAGACATGTATGCGAAATGTGGTTGCCTGACCCTTGCTCGAAGTGTCTTTAATTCTTCCGTCAGAGATGAAATAACTTACAATATACTAGTAGTAGGCTATTCTCAAACTAGTGATTGCATGGAgtctctatttttattttcagaaatGGGGCTTAGAGGTATGATGCATGATGTTGTTTCCTTTGTGGGCGTTCTCTCTGCTTGTGCAAATCTTGCTGCCATCAAGCAGGGAAAAGAGATCCATGGATTTTTAGTGAGAAGACTGTGTCACTTACATCTCTTTGTGGCAAACTCACTTTTAGACCTTTATACAAAATGTGGACAGATTGAAATTGCCAAGAAGATCTTTGACCGAATTGCTAGGAAGGATGTAGCGTCATGGAATGCCATGATTTTGGGTTATGGGATGCTGGGCGAGGTTGACATTGCAATTGATCTCTTTGAAGCAATGAGAGAAGATGGCATGGAATATGATTCAGTTTCATATATTGCAGTTTTATCAGCATGTAGTCATGGTGGGCTGATTGAGAAAGGCAGAGAATGCTTTGACATGATGCAAGCTCAAGATATTAAGCCAACACATATGCACTATGCTTGTATGGTTGATCTTCTTGGTCGAGCTGGCCTCATGCAAGAAGCAGTAGAGCTTATTAAAGGCCTGCCCATTGTACCAGATGCCAATATTTGGGGTGCCTTGCTTGGGGCTTGCCGAATTTATGGGAATATAGAGTTGGGGTGTTGGGCAGCAGAGCATCTATTCAAGCTGAAGCCTGGGCATTGTGGTTACTATATACTTCTTTCAAACATGTATGCAGAAACGGGAAAATGGGATGAGGCCAATAGGATTAGGGAATTGATGAAGTCAAGGAGAGTGAGAAAAAGCCCTGGATGCAGTTGGGTTCAGATTGGTGACCAGGTGCATGCTTTTTCAGTTGGAGAGAGAGTAGATGGACTGGATTCAGAATTGTGGGTTGCAGAATTGGATTAA